The Ramlibacter algicola genome segment CGGTGCGGGCAGTCGTCCTTCGTGCAGTGCGCGTACAGCGAAAGTGCGTGGTCCGCGATCTCGAAGCCCTTGGCCTTGGCCACCGCGTTCTGGCGCCGCTCGATCTCGGCGTCGTAGAACTCCTCGACCCGCCCGCAATCCAGGCACACCATGTGGTCGTGGTGCGTGCCCTCGTTCAGTTCGTAGACGGCCTTGCCGCTCTCGAAGTGGCTGCGTGACAGGATGCCGGCCTGCTCGAACTGCGTGAGCACGCGGTAGACGGTGGCCAGGCCGATGTCGGAGCGTTCCTCGAGCAGGACGCGGAACACGTCCTCGGCGGTCATGTGCCGCTGGTCGCCCTTGTGGAACACGTCGAGGATCTTCAGGCGCGGCAGCGTCGCCTTCAACCCGGTGTTTTTCAGTTCGTCGATGTTCGCCATGGGGGCTCGTGCGCGCGGAGGAGCGCGCAGGGGCTGCCGCTACAATCGTTCGATCATATCGCCTGCCCCCGGATCCATGCCCCTGAACCTGCCGAGCCTGAAGTCCGCCGGCGCCTTGCTCGCCGCGTGCATGCTGGCCGCCGGCTGCGGCAGCGTGGACCGCGTGGTCAGCCGCCGCGTCACCGATGCGATCACGCCGTACAAGGTCGAGATCGTGCAAGGCAACTTCGTGTCGCGCGAACAGGTCGAGGCCCTCAAGCCCGGCATGAGCCGCGTGCAGGTGCGTGAACTGCTCGGCACGCCGCTGCTCGCCGACATCTTCCACGCCGATCGCTGGGACTACGTCTTCACGATGCGCCGCCAGGGCGTGCCCGAGCAGCAGCGCCGCCTGACGCTGTACTTCAAGGGCGAGGGCCTGGAGCGCTGGGAAGGCGACCAGATGCCGGCCGAAGTCGAATTCGTGGCCACGATCAACAAGCGCCGCGTCGCCAAGGTGCCCCCGCTGGAGGCCACCGAGGAACAGCTGCAGAAGGCGGGCGTCAAGCCCGCCGGAACGCCCGCCCCCGCGCCCGTGCCGGACCTGCCGCCGCCGCCGGCCAACTACCCGCCGCTCGAGCGCTGAGTCCCGTGCACCAGGTCGCCGTCGCCGGGGCCACCGGCCGCATGGGCCAGATGCTGATCGAGGCGATCCGCGCCTCGGGCGACTGCCAGCTCGCAGGGGCGATGGACCAGGCGTCCAGCCCCGCCATCGGCAACGATGCCGCCGCCTTCCTGGGCCACGCCAGCGGCATCGCGGTCGTCTCCGACCCGCGCCAGGCGCTGACGAAAGCGCAGGTCCTGATCGACTTCACCCGCCCCGAGGGCACGATGGCCCACCTGGCCGCGTGCCGCGAGCGCCAGGTCAACCTGGTGATCGGCACCACCGGCTTCTCCGACGCGCAGAAGGCGCAGATCGCCGACGCCGCGCGCGACATCGCCATCGTCATGGCGCCCAACATGAGCGTGGGCGTCAACGTCACGCTCAAGCTGCTGGAGACGGCGGCCAAGGCGCTGGCCACCGGCTACGACATCGAGATCATCGAAGCGCACCACCGCCACAAGGTGGATGCGCCCTCGGGCACCGCGCTGAAAATGGGCGAGGTGGTCGCGGCGGCGCTCGGGCGCGACCTCAAGGAATGCGCGGTGTACGGGCGCGAAGGCGTCACCGGCGAGCGCGACCCGTCCACCATCGGGTTCGCCACCGTGCGCGGCGGCGACATCGTCGGCGACCACACGGTGCTGTTCGCGGGCACCGGCGAGCGCATCGAGATCTCGCACCGCGCCGCCAGCCGCGCCACGTACGCGCAGGGCAGCTTGCGCGCCGTGCGGTTCCTGGCCGGCAAGCGCTCGGGCCTGTTCGACATGTTCGACGTGCTCGGCCTGCGGTGAACCGGGCGGCGCCGGCAGCGGCCGGCAAGGGGAGGGACGTGCGATGGGCGTGATGCAGCTGTTCGGCCAGGCCGACGCGATCGGCCGCACGGTGGCGCTGCTGCTGCTGGTGATGTCCGTCGCCAGCTGGGTGGTCATCCTCTGGAAGGCGTGGCTGCTGCGGCGTGCCGCAGGCGACGTCGGCCGGTCCACGGCCGCCTTCTGGCAAGCCGCCTCGCTGGATGACGCGCGTGCCCGCGTTGCCGGCTTCGACCGTGACACGCTGGTGCTGCCCCTGGTGGACGCCACCCGCGCGCAGCCTGAAGGCTCGCTGGCCGCCGCGGGCGATCGCAGCCAGCAGCTCACGCGCGTGCTGCGCGACGCGCTGCATGGCGTGCTGGACAAGCTGCAGTTCGGCCAGGTGCTGCTGGCCACCGTCGGATCGACCGCGCCCTTCGTCGGCCTGCTCGGCACGGTCTGGGGCATCTACCACGCGCTCACCGGCATCGCCGCCGCCGGCCAGATCAGCATCGACAAGGTGGCCGGCCCCGTGGGCGAGGCCCTGATCATGACGGCCGCGGGCCTCGCCGTCGCCATCCCCGCGGTGCTGGGCTACAACGTGTTCGGCCGCCGCATCGGCCGCATCGAGGCCGACCTGGAAGGCTTCGCGCGCGACCTGCGCGAGCTGGTCGTGCACCACCAGCAAGGGGCCTGAAGTGGCTTTCGGCCGCCTCGAGCGCACCGAGGGTCCGCGCCCGATCAGCGACATCAACGTGACGCCGCTGGTGGACGTCATGCTGGTGCTGGTCGTCATCCTGATCATCACGGCACCGCTGATGGCCAGCTCCCTGCGGCTGGACCTGCCGCGCGCCGAGGGCGCCTCGCCCAGCGACACGCCCAAATTCATCGCGATCGCCATCGACCCCAAGGGCCAGCTGTTCGTGGCCGACAAGCCGGTCACGCCGCAGCAGTTGGCCGACCGCTTGGCCGAGGCCGGCCGGCAGGCGCCGGACACCGAAATCCAGCTGCGCGCCGACCAGGCCGTGGCCTACGGCAAGGTGGTCGAGGTGATGGGCATGGCGCAGAAGGCCGGGCTCAACCGCATCGGTTTCGTCGCGGAACCGGCCAGCCGCTGAGCCTTGGAGGGGCGCGCCTCCTAGAATCTCGCGCATGCAAGACAAGTACAACCACCTCGAGGTCGAAGGCGCGGCGCAGGCGCACTGGACGGCGCGCGATGCCTACCGGGTGGTCGAGGACACCCGCAAGAAGAAGTTCTACGCCTGCTCGATGCTGCCCTATCCCAGCGGCAAGCTGCACATGGGGCACGTGCGCAACTACACGATCAACGACATGCTCGCGCGGTACCTGCGCATGAACGGGTACAACGTGCTGATGCCCATGGGCTGGGACGCGTTCGGCCTGCCGGCGGAGAACGCGGCGCTGAAGAACGGCGTGCCGCCCGCGAAGTGGACGTACGAGAACATCGCGTACATGAAGAAGCAGATGCAGTCGATGGGCCTGGCCATCGACTGGTCGCGCGAGGTCGCCACCTGCGATCCCAGCTACTACAAGTGGAACCAGTGGCTGTTCCTGAAGATGCTGGACAAGGGCATCGCGTACCGCAAGACCCAGGTCGTCAACTGGGACCCGGTCGACCAGACCGTGCTGGCCAACGAGCAGGTGATCGACGGCAAGGGCTGGCGCACCGGTGCGCTGGTCGAGAAGCGCGAGATTCCCGGCTACTACCTGAAGATCACCGACTACGCGCAGGAGCTGCTGGACCACGTGCAGCACAAGCTGCCCGGCTGGCCCGAGCGCGTGAAGCTGATGCAGGAGAACTGGATCGGCCGCAGCGAGGGCGTGCGCTTCGCCTTCACGCACGACATCCGAGGCGCCGACGGCCAGTTGATCGGCGACGGCCGGATGTACGTCTTCACGACCCGCGCCGACACCATCATGGGCGTGACGTTCTGCGCCGTGGCACCGGAGCACCCGCTGGCCACGCACGCCGCCAGGACCAACCCGAAGCTCGCCGCCTTCATCGAGGACTGCAAGAAGGGCGGCACCACCGAAGCCGAACTCGCGCTGAAGGAAAAGGAAGGCCTGCCGACGGGGCTGGTCATCTTCCATCCGGTGACCGGTGAGCCTATCGACGTCTGGGTGGGCAACTACGTGCTCATGGGGTATGGCGACGGCGCGGTGATGGGCGTGCCGGGCCACGACGAGCGCGACTTCGCGTTCGCGCTCAAGTACAACCTGCCGATCATGCAGGTCGTGCACGTGGACGGCGAGACCTACGACTACAAGCACTGGCAGGAGTGGTACGGCGACAAGGAGCGCGGCGTCACCATCAACTCCGACATCTTCAGCGGCTTCGGCTACCAGGAAGCGGTCAATGCGGTCGCGCACCACCTGCAGCAGAAGGGCCTGGGCGAGAAGAAGGTCACCTGGCGCCTGCGCGACTGGGGCGTCAGCCGCCAGCGCTACTGGGGCACGCCGATCCCGATCATCCACTGCCCCGACCACGGCGCCGTGCCGGTGCCCGAGAAGGACCTGCCGGTCATCCTGCCGCAGGACTGCGTGCCCGACGGCAGCGGCAACCCGCTGAACAAGCGCGAGGACTTCCTCGCCTGCTCGTGCCCGGTGTGCGGCAAGCCCTCGCGCCGCGAGACCGACACGATGGACACCTTCGTCGATTCGGCCTGGTACTTCATGCGCTACTGCGATCCCAAGCGCGACGACGTGATGGTCGCCGACGGCGCGCAGTACTGGATGCCGATGGACCAGTACATCGGCGGCATCGAGCACGCGATCCTGCACCTGCTGTACGCGCGCTTCTGGACCAAGGTGATGCGCGACCTGGGGCTGGTGAAGATCGACGAGCCGTTCACGCGCCTGCTCACGCAGGGCATGGTGCTCAACGAGGCGTTCTCGCGCACGACCACCGGCAAGCAGTACTTCTGGGCGCACGACCTGGACATCGCCCGCGACGAGCACTCGAAGGTGATCTCCGCAACGGCGAAGTCCGACGGCCAGCCGGTCACCTACGAGGGCTGGACGACGATGTCCAAGTCCAAGAACAACGGCGTCGACCCGCAGGACCTGATCGAGAAGTACGGCGCCGACACCGCGCGGCTGTACACGATGTTCACCGCGCCGCCGGAGGCGACGCTGGAATGGAACGACGCCGCACTGGAAGGCAGCTACCGGTTCCTGCGCCGCACGTGGGCGTTCGGGAACAAGCTGGCGGCCACGGGCGCGGTGCCCACGCACGTGCAGCGCCTGGGCGCCGCGTCGTCGTTCGGCAAGACCGCCAAGGCCCTGCGCCGCGAGGTGCACACGGTGCTCAAGCAGGTGGACTACGACTACGTCCGCATGCAATACAACACCGTTGTGTCCGGCGCGATGAAGATGCTCAACGCGCTGGAGGACTTCAAGGGCGAGGGCGAGGAGGGCGCGGACGCCGCGCTCGCCGAAGGCTTCGGCATCCTGCTGCGCGCGCTGTACCCGGCCACCCCGCACGTCGCGCACGCGCTGTGGCAGGAACTGGGGTACGCCACGCTGCACGGCGACCTGCTCGATGCGCCCTG includes the following:
- the leuS gene encoding leucine--tRNA ligase codes for the protein MQDKYNHLEVEGAAQAHWTARDAYRVVEDTRKKKFYACSMLPYPSGKLHMGHVRNYTINDMLARYLRMNGYNVLMPMGWDAFGLPAENAALKNGVPPAKWTYENIAYMKKQMQSMGLAIDWSREVATCDPSYYKWNQWLFLKMLDKGIAYRKTQVVNWDPVDQTVLANEQVIDGKGWRTGALVEKREIPGYYLKITDYAQELLDHVQHKLPGWPERVKLMQENWIGRSEGVRFAFTHDIRGADGQLIGDGRMYVFTTRADTIMGVTFCAVAPEHPLATHAARTNPKLAAFIEDCKKGGTTEAELALKEKEGLPTGLVIFHPVTGEPIDVWVGNYVLMGYGDGAVMGVPGHDERDFAFALKYNLPIMQVVHVDGETYDYKHWQEWYGDKERGVTINSDIFSGFGYQEAVNAVAHHLQQKGLGEKKVTWRLRDWGVSRQRYWGTPIPIIHCPDHGAVPVPEKDLPVILPQDCVPDGSGNPLNKREDFLACSCPVCGKPSRRETDTMDTFVDSAWYFMRYCDPKRDDVMVADGAQYWMPMDQYIGGIEHAILHLLYARFWTKVMRDLGLVKIDEPFTRLLTQGMVLNEAFSRTTTGKQYFWAHDLDIARDEHSKVISATAKSDGQPVTYEGWTTMSKSKNNGVDPQDLIEKYGADTARLYTMFTAPPEATLEWNDAALEGSYRFLRRTWAFGNKLAATGAVPTHVQRLGAASSFGKTAKALRREVHTVLKQVDYDYVRMQYNTVVSGAMKMLNALEDFKGEGEEGADAALAEGFGILLRALYPATPHVAHALWQELGYATLHGDLLDAPWPRVDAAALEQDEVELMLQVNGKLRGSLFVPAGADKAQIEQAALASEGFAKFGGGATPKKVIVVPGRLVNVVV
- a CDS encoding outer membrane protein assembly factor BamE, with translation MPLNLPSLKSAGALLAACMLAAGCGSVDRVVSRRVTDAITPYKVEIVQGNFVSREQVEALKPGMSRVQVRELLGTPLLADIFHADRWDYVFTMRRQGVPEQQRRLTLYFKGEGLERWEGDQMPAEVEFVATINKRRVAKVPPLEATEEQLQKAGVKPAGTPAPAPVPDLPPPPANYPPLER
- a CDS encoding biopolymer transporter ExbD; translation: MAFGRLERTEGPRPISDINVTPLVDVMLVLVVILIITAPLMASSLRLDLPRAEGASPSDTPKFIAIAIDPKGQLFVADKPVTPQQLADRLAEAGRQAPDTEIQLRADQAVAYGKVVEVMGMAQKAGLNRIGFVAEPASR
- the fur gene encoding ferric iron uptake transcriptional regulator, which encodes MANIDELKNTGLKATLPRLKILDVFHKGDQRHMTAEDVFRVLLEERSDIGLATVYRVLTQFEQAGILSRSHFESGKAVYELNEGTHHDHMVCLDCGRVEEFYDAEIERRQNAVAKAKGFEIADHALSLYAHCTKDDCPHRPRKIGR
- the dapB gene encoding 4-hydroxy-tetrahydrodipicolinate reductase, which produces MHQVAVAGATGRMGQMLIEAIRASGDCQLAGAMDQASSPAIGNDAAAFLGHASGIAVVSDPRQALTKAQVLIDFTRPEGTMAHLAACRERQVNLVIGTTGFSDAQKAQIADAARDIAIVMAPNMSVGVNVTLKLLETAAKALATGYDIEIIEAHHRHKVDAPSGTALKMGEVVAAALGRDLKECAVYGREGVTGERDPSTIGFATVRGGDIVGDHTVLFAGTGERIEISHRAASRATYAQGSLRAVRFLAGKRSGLFDMFDVLGLR
- a CDS encoding MotA/TolQ/ExbB proton channel family protein produces the protein MGVMQLFGQADAIGRTVALLLLVMSVASWVVILWKAWLLRRAAGDVGRSTAAFWQAASLDDARARVAGFDRDTLVLPLVDATRAQPEGSLAAAGDRSQQLTRVLRDALHGVLDKLQFGQVLLATVGSTAPFVGLLGTVWGIYHALTGIAAAGQISIDKVAGPVGEALIMTAAGLAVAIPAVLGYNVFGRRIGRIEADLEGFARDLRELVVHHQQGA